A window of Aeromicrobium duanguangcaii genomic DNA:
ACGGAGCCACTGCGGCCGTAGCCGCGCGCGTCCATCCCCGCCGCGAGCGTCATCGAGCGGTCGAGCGCGTCCTCGAGCACGGGGATCACGACGCGGTGCATCGCACCCGTGCCCCGGCTGGCGTCGCCGCGCAGCTTGCGGGCGCGGTTGACCCGGCGGACGCTCTCGGCCAACTGCGGGAACACCGAGACGGCCACGACCAGGGCGGCGCCGACCTCGTAGAGCGCCGGCGGGGCCGAGGCGAGCAGCCGCTTGGGGTTGGCCAGCGAGTTCGCGGCGCCGACGCAGATGATCAGCGCCGCCAGCCGCATCCCGTCGTACGCGCCGACCAGCACCTCGTTGACGGTGACGTCGCCCAGCAGCTGGATCCCCCGCGCCGCCTCGGGCAGCGGGATCTCGGGCAGGTGGAACAGCACCGGGTCGGCCGGGGTCGATCCGCCGCCGAGCACGATGCGGAAGACGACCCGCATCACCACGATGAGCAGGCCGAAGTACAGGTAGTAGCGGAAGGACAGTGCCCACGGCGCGTCGCCGCGGCACGCCGCCACGACCAGTCCCGCGATCGCGACTGTCGCCAGCAGGAGGAAGGGGTTCAGCGTGAAGGACGCCCCGGCTGCGAGGCCGAGCGCCCAGAGCCACCAGGCACCGGGGTGCAGCTCGCGTCGCGACCGGCCGGCGGACCGGCGCGTGGTGGGTGCGCTGGGGTCGGCGAGCGTGGTCATCTCGTCCCCTTCCCCGCGGCACGGGGGCGGGGACCCCGAAGGGTCGGCGCCCACCGGTTGTTGCGCGACAACATGTGGTGGCGGTCCGACACGGGTTCCCGACTCGCCCCGCGCGCCCGAGCGCAACGGAACTCACGGTTGCGGCACAGCACCGGATTCACACCGGTTTCCCCTGGGCCGGACCTGGGTTCAACGGGGCCGAGTCTATCCCTCATGCCGGATCAGATTCACGGCGTCGCCGCCAGACGACGCCGGCCGCGGCGCCCAGCACGACCACGAGGACGAGTCCGGCGGCGATCACCGGCGCGCTGGTGCCCGACGCGTCGGACTCGGCAGCCAGCGGCTGGACCGAGCCGTCGCCGTCACCTGCCGTCCCGACCGCGTGCCCGGGAGGAGGCGTGGCGGTCGTCGGTTGCGTCGTCGCGGAGGCCGTCGGGCTGGGTGTCGCCGGGGTTCCTGTCGGCCGGGTGCTGGGCGCGACCGAGCCCGGAGCAGTCGTCGCCGACGGCTGGGACCGGGCGACCGGGGCGTCCTTCGACGAGGCGCCCTCACCCGATGGACGCGAGGTCTTCTTCGCGGCGGTGTCGCCCGACGCGGCGGGCCGGGTCGGTTCCTTCTTCGGCGCGACCGGAGGCGCGACCGACGGCGGGGTCCGCTGCTGCGAGCCCTGGAAGACGAACGCGACCGAGCCCCCGGCCGGCACCTTGAGCGAGGTGACGCCCAGGCTGGAGTACACCCAGGAGCCGGACTTCCCGTCGGACCAGAACAGTCCCCAGTAGGCGTCACTGGGCGACGCCTCGACGCAGGGGTCGCCGGCGGGTGCGCCGTCGACCCGGCACACGAAGCCCGGGGCACGCGCGGCGTACTTCAGGGCGTGGCCCGCGGCCGAGAAGTTGTCGGACGCCCGGCCACCGCCGTCGCGGTCGCACCCGACCGAGCCGTTGACGACGACCGTGACCCCCGTGCCGGCCGGGCAGGCCGCAGCGTGGGCGGGTGCGGCCGCCCCCACCGCGCCGGCGGCGGCCCCGAGCAGGACCGCCGCCAGCGCACGGACGAGACGTGTGCTCACTTCACGACCTTGAAGGAGGTCGCGCCCTGACGACCGGCGAACGCGCCGCGCACGACCACCTTGGCCGTGCCGGTCTTGCGGCCGACCTTGAACCGGTACGTGAACGTGCCCTTCGACGAGGCGACGCCGCGCTTGACGACCTTGCCGCGGTACTGGATCCGCACCGGCTCGCCGGCGACGAGTCCGCGCGCGACGATCTTCTGCACCTTGGCGCGCTTGACCTTCGTGCGTGCCTTGGCGACGGTCAGCTTGCGCGGGCCCAGGACGGTGACCGACGTGGAGCCGGCGCGGTTGCCGCGCGACCCCGTGACGGTGACGGTCCGGGTGGCCGTGCCGGCCGGGGTCGTGACGGAGGCCGCCACGACACCGTTCGCCGGGACGGTGCCGCGCGCCGTGCCGCCGCCGACGACGGAGGCCGTGTACTTCTCACCCGGGCGCAGGCCCGTGGCCCGCACGGAGGCGGCGCGACCGGCAGCGACGAACGTCCCTGAGCGGGTCACCGCGACCTTCGTCGACGACAGCTGGGCCTGAACCCCGGCCGCCGCCTGCGAGGTGGCGCGGATCCACTGGTCACGGCTCTCGTCCGTGATGCCCTCGTCCATGCCGGTCTTCATCGCGGCGCCGTCGTAGGCGACCGCACCGATCTCGTTGGCCAGCGCCGTGTCCTCGGCCCTGGCGTCGGTGACCTGGTGCCTCACGATCCACGCCGCCGCGGACCCGGCGGCCCCGTCCTGGCCGGCCAGGCGCAGCGCCGACGCCGCCAGACCGGTCGAGTTCGTGTTCGGGGTGCCGTTCCCGACGAAGGAGCCGTCCGCAGCCTGGGCCGACGCGAGGGCCTTCGCCGCCGCCGCGAGCTCGTCGGCGAGGCCGTCGTGACCGGCCTCCCGCGCCTCGGCGAGGGCGATCACGGCGAACGCCGTGGAGTCGACCTCGACCGTCGAGCCGCACGCGGCGGCGTAGTCCTGCAGGAACGAGCCGTTCGGGCACTGCTTCGACAGCAGGAACGCCACGGACTCGTCGGCCTCGTCGCTGCCCGCGGCGACCAGGGCGCGGGTGGCCCAGGTCTGGCCGACGCCGCCGTAGGTCAGGCCCGGGTCGATCGCTCCGGTGGCGTCGTCGGTGAGCTTCTCGATCTGGCCGATCAGGTCGGCGCCGTTCACGTCCGAGGCGTCGCCGCCCGCCGCCTCGACGGCGACCGCGAGCTTGCCGCCCGACCCCGGGTAGAACGTGACCTTCGAGCCGTCGTCGTAGGTGGTGTAGGTCGCGACGTCCGCGCTGACGGCCTGGACGATGCGGGCCTGCGTCGCGGCCCGCGTGTCGAGCTGGTTCAACGCGAAGAACACGTCGAGTGACAGCCCGTAGTCGTCGAAGCCGCCGTAGTTCGGGTTGTGGACGAGACCGCCGGTGAGCTGGTCCTCGAGCCATCGCGCCGCGGAGTACGCGTAGCTGTTCGGCGCCGCGGTGGCGGCGGGAGCGACGGCGACGGCCGTCGAGAGGGCGATCGCGCCGGAGGCGACGGCGATCAGGGCGCGCTGGCGCACGGGTGACTTCATGGGGTTCCTTCCCGCTGCAGAACGGGAGGAGCCCGCGAAGGGCACCACCCGCTGTATTCCTCGACAGCGAATCGGTCGGTTCCGTCAGGCAGGTGCTCCGGCTCGCCGACCCGGGAAGGGTCGATCTCACGGTTGCGGGTCAGCGCCGGATTCTCACCGGCTTCCCCTGACACTGCGGAAGGTGTGTGTGGTTGTGGCGAGCACGCTAGCACGTGCGGAAGACGTGCCCGGGCCGCCCGCGCGCCACGAGATCTCGGTCACGCAGCACCACCGAGATCTTGCTGCCCCGTGCCCGGCACGCCCGGTCGAACGCCTTGCGGCCGTTGTCGGTGTACTCGACCTCGATCACGCGTCGCCCGTACATCCGGGTGTACCGGCCGCACTCGCGGTACACCTCGCACTCCTCGGCGACGGCGAAGTCGAAGCCCAGCTTCCGGCCGTTCAGCCCGGCTGTGTTCTTCTGGGCGATCGCCAGTCGCTCGGCGTGCGCGGCGCGGACCAGGAGCCTGGCGTGGGCCCGGGCGTGCGAGCGTTTCAGCAGCTTCTTCGAGCGGGTCCACGAGTCGAGGTTGTCCGGCTCGACGGCGCGGAAACCGCGCTCGGCGCAGCCGGCGAACCACCGCCGGGCGATCCTGGCCGCAGCCGCGCGCTTCTTCGCCGTGCGCAGGTCCAGCAACACCTCACCGGGCCAGTCGCGGTCCCGCACGAGGCGGCCCTTGCCGTCGCGCAGCAGCAGTCCGGGGTGCTTCTTCCGCCACCACGACAGCCGGCCCGGCTGCGTCTGGAAGGCGTTCACGTAACAGACCGAGTAGACGCCGGAGGCCGGTTTCGCGGTGCGATCGCGGACCACGATGTCAACGCTCGCGGCCGGGCGGTAGGCCCCGCCGAGCTGGTAGTCGGCCGTTCCTCCCGCCGGGGGCAGCGCGATCGGCGTGACCGCGGTGACCACGGCCAGCACCAGCGAGACCACGAACGTCATGCCTCAGGAGTACCACTCTTCACCGTGTCGTGGTGGGCGTCCGCTACTAGCCTGTGGCCATGAGTCTCGGTGAGGAACTTCGACGGTCGATCGACGGCAAGTGGCGCCACGTGCGCGAGCAGAGCCGGGTGGAGCTGGCGGCGCTGGACCTGGCGTACGACCACTCCCTGAGCCTGGACGAGGCTCGCGAGCGGGTGCTCGACCAGATGAAGCAGCTCGTGCCCACGGGCATCCCCGCGGCCGGTTTCCGCACCGAGAACGGCGGCACCGGCGACCCGGGCATGGCCGTCACCGGCATCGAGATGCTGGCCCAGTTCGACCTGTCGCTCATGGTCAAGGCCGGCGTCCAGTGGGGCCTGTTCGGCGGGGCGATCGAGAACCTCGGCACCGAGCGCCACCACGAGGCGTACATCCCGGCGCTCATCAACCTCGACCTGCTGGGCTGCTTCGCGATGACCGAGACCGGCCACGGCAGCGACGTCCAGAGCCTCGAGACCACGGCCACCTACGACCCGGCGACGCGGGAGTTCGTGATCCACTCCCCCACGCCGTCGGCCCGCAAGGACTACATCGGCGGCGCGGCCAA
This region includes:
- a CDS encoding prenyltransferase/squalene oxidase repeat-containing protein — translated: MKSPVRQRALIAVASGAIALSTAVAVAPAATAAPNSYAYSAARWLEDQLTGGLVHNPNYGGFDDYGLSLDVFFALNQLDTRAATQARIVQAVSADVATYTTYDDGSKVTFYPGSGGKLAVAVEAAGGDASDVNGADLIGQIEKLTDDATGAIDPGLTYGGVGQTWATRALVAAGSDEADESVAFLLSKQCPNGSFLQDYAAACGSTVEVDSTAFAVIALAEAREAGHDGLADELAAAAKALASAQAADGSFVGNGTPNTNSTGLAASALRLAGQDGAAGSAAAWIVRHQVTDARAEDTALANEIGAVAYDGAAMKTGMDEGITDESRDQWIRATSQAAAGVQAQLSSTKVAVTRSGTFVAAGRAASVRATGLRPGEKYTASVVGGGTARGTVPANGVVAASVTTPAGTATRTVTVTGSRGNRAGSTSVTVLGPRKLTVAKARTKVKRAKVQKIVARGLVAGEPVRIQYRGKVVKRGVASSKGTFTYRFKVGRKTGTAKVVVRGAFAGRQGATSFKVVK
- a CDS encoding energy-coupling factor transporter transmembrane component T, whose translation is MTTLADPSAPTTRRSAGRSRRELHPGAWWLWALGLAAGASFTLNPFLLLATVAIAGLVVAACRGDAPWALSFRYYLYFGLLIVVMRVVFRIVLGGGSTPADPVLFHLPEIPLPEAARGIQLLGDVTVNEVLVGAYDGMRLAALIICVGAANSLANPKRLLASAPPALYEVGAALVVAVSVFPQLAESVRRVNRARKLRGDASRGTGAMHRVVIPVLEDALDRSMTLAAGMDARGYGRSGSVAPRERFVTGVLMLLGLFGLSVGTYGYLDGAAPKVLTYPMLVAGLVFAVLALRSAGRRVHRTRYRPMRWLAAEYLTAGSGIAVAIGFKLLSTEQVAVLYPDVPGWPPLSVASLLVVALAIAPVFVAPQAPVSHDEVGGERA
- a CDS encoding endo alpha-1,4 polygalactosaminidase, coding for MTFVVSLVLAVVTAVTPIALPPAGGTADYQLGGAYRPAASVDIVVRDRTAKPASGVYSVCYVNAFQTQPGRLSWWRKKHPGLLLRDGKGRLVRDRDWPGEVLLDLRTAKKRAAAARIARRWFAGCAERGFRAVEPDNLDSWTRSKKLLKRSHARAHARLLVRAAHAERLAIAQKNTAGLNGRKLGFDFAVAEECEVYRECGRYTRMYGRRVIEVEYTDNGRKAFDRACRARGSKISVVLRDRDLVARGRPGHVFRTC